The Listeria sp. PSOL-1 genome includes a region encoding these proteins:
- the fabF gene encoding beta-ketoacyl-ACP synthase II, translating into MERRRVVITGLGAVTPIGNDAETSWENAKQGTNGVTGLTRLNPDDFPVKVAAELKNFDIETYIEKKEARKMDRFTHYAIAGAEMAVKDANLTIDDSNAERVGVWIGSGIGGMETFEQQYDTYLNRGLRRVSPFFVPMMIPDMASGQVSIRFGAKAINSATVTACATGANSIGDAFKVIARGDADVMITGGTEAPITKMSLAGFCANKALSLNPDPETACRPFDQGRDGFIIGEGAGILILEEYEHAKARGAKIYAEVIGYGATGDAYHITAPAPGGEGASRAMEMALKDAAVNPEDIDYINAHGTSTAYNDEYETQAIKRVFGDHAKKQLAISSTKSMTGHTLGASGGIEAIFSILTIRDQIIAPTIHLKNPDPACDLDYVPNQARKQAVKIVMSNSFGFGGHNATLIFRQIKD; encoded by the coding sequence ATGGAAAGAAGAAGAGTGGTTATTACAGGCCTAGGTGCTGTCACGCCAATTGGAAATGATGCTGAAACTTCTTGGGAAAACGCTAAGCAAGGTACAAATGGAGTAACCGGCTTAACACGCTTAAATCCAGATGATTTTCCGGTAAAAGTTGCTGCAGAACTTAAAAATTTTGACATTGAAACATATATCGAGAAAAAAGAAGCACGTAAAATGGATCGTTTTACACATTATGCAATTGCTGGCGCTGAAATGGCTGTGAAAGATGCTAACTTAACCATTGATGATTCTAATGCAGAACGTGTAGGGGTTTGGATTGGTTCAGGTATCGGCGGAATGGAGACATTTGAGCAGCAATATGATACTTACTTGAATCGTGGCCTGCGCCGTGTGAGCCCGTTTTTTGTCCCTATGATGATACCAGATATGGCTTCTGGACAAGTATCGATTCGCTTTGGTGCAAAAGCGATTAATTCTGCTACAGTGACAGCCTGTGCAACAGGAGCCAATTCAATTGGCGATGCCTTTAAAGTAATTGCTAGAGGCGACGCAGATGTTATGATTACAGGTGGAACAGAAGCTCCGATTACTAAAATGAGTTTAGCTGGTTTTTGCGCTAACAAAGCTCTTTCTTTAAATCCTGATCCTGAAACAGCCTGTCGTCCATTTGATCAAGGACGCGATGGCTTTATTATTGGTGAAGGTGCAGGTATTTTAATTTTAGAAGAGTATGAACATGCAAAGGCACGTGGAGCTAAGATTTATGCAGAAGTGATTGGTTACGGAGCGACTGGTGATGCTTACCACATTACTGCACCAGCTCCAGGCGGTGAAGGTGCATCAAGAGCAATGGAAATGGCTTTAAAAGATGCAGCAGTGAACCCCGAAGATATTGATTACATTAATGCACATGGAACGAGTACTGCGTATAATGACGAATACGAAACACAAGCGATTAAAAGAGTATTTGGTGATCATGCGAAAAAGCAGCTAGCAATTAGTTCTACTAAATCAATGACTGGGCATACATTAGGTGCTTCTGGTGGTATTGAAGCAATTTTTTCTATTTTAACCATTCGTGATCAGATTATTGCACCAACTATTCATTTGAAAAACCCAGATCCTGCTTGTGATCTAGACTATGTTCCAAATCAAGCGCGCAAACAAGCTGTTAAAATCGTTATGTCCAATTCGTTTGGTTTTGGTGGCCATAATGCAACACTTATTTTTAGACAAATAAAAGATTAA
- a CDS encoding organic hydroperoxide resistance protein, with translation MKKLYETTVINTGGRGGEVHSPDNIFRFDVSKPKELGGESGGGTNPEQLFAAGYGACFNSALELVMQKAKIDGKSTITATVTLYSDPEDNGFKLGVLLEAHIDGVSADKAKELIEQAHQVCPYSKATRGNIDVELKVI, from the coding sequence ATGAAAAAATTGTACGAAACAACGGTTATCAATACTGGGGGAAGAGGTGGAGAAGTTCATTCTCCAGATAATATTTTTCGCTTTGACGTTTCAAAGCCTAAAGAGCTTGGCGGAGAAAGCGGTGGTGGAACAAACCCTGAACAACTTTTTGCAGCTGGATATGGCGCATGTTTCAACAGTGCACTTGAGCTCGTTATGCAAAAAGCAAAAATTGATGGTAAAAGTACAATAACAGCAACGGTTACTCTTTATAGCGATCCAGAAGATAATGGTTTTAAGTTAGGTGTATTGCTTGAAGCACATATTGATGGTGTAAGTGCAGATAAGGCCAAAGAACTGATTGAACAAGCCCATCAGGTTTGCCCATATTCAAAAGCAACCCGTGGGAATATTGATGTGGAACTAAAAGTGATATAA
- a CDS encoding (Fe-S)-binding protein, translating into MKVSIFSTCLVDMMFPQVGIATVELLEHLGCETDFPEKQVCCGQPTYNSGYFKDAKKAMKNMIEAFEESDYVVGPSGSCVAMLREYPKAFKDDPEWFPRANRLAKKSYEITQFIVRVLGVTDVGATFNGVATYHRSCHMTRLLKEAEAPFLLLENVKGLTMRPLNHIESCCGFGGTFSVKMPEISEQLVQDKVAAVAETGADVLISADMGCLMNIGGKITRTGKEIKIMHIAEILNHRVKEEATIK; encoded by the coding sequence ATGAAAGTCAGTATTTTTTCAACATGTTTAGTAGATATGATGTTTCCGCAAGTTGGGATTGCAACCGTTGAATTGTTAGAACATTTAGGATGTGAAACAGATTTTCCTGAAAAACAAGTTTGTTGTGGGCAGCCTACATATAATAGCGGTTATTTTAAAGACGCTAAAAAAGCAATGAAAAATATGATTGAAGCTTTTGAAGAGAGTGATTATGTAGTAGGACCATCTGGCTCTTGTGTGGCAATGCTTAGGGAATATCCAAAGGCTTTTAAGGACGATCCTGAATGGTTCCCTCGGGCAAACCGACTTGCAAAGAAATCTTATGAAATAACACAGTTTATTGTACGCGTACTAGGAGTCACTGATGTGGGGGCTACATTTAATGGAGTAGCTACTTATCACCGTTCATGCCATATGACTCGATTATTAAAAGAAGCAGAAGCACCTTTTCTCCTTTTAGAAAATGTGAAAGGACTAACCATGCGCCCCCTTAATCATATTGAAAGTTGCTGTGGCTTTGGTGGAACATTTTCAGTAAAAATGCCGGAGATATCAGAGCAGTTGGTTCAAGATAAAGTAGCGGCTGTTGCTGAAACGGGAGCAGATGTTTTAATAAGTGCAGATATGGGGTGCTTGATGAATATTGGTGGAAAAATAACACGCACCGGGAAAGAAATTAAAATTATGCACATTGCTGAAATTTTAAATCATCGTGTTAAAGAAGAAGCAACGATAAAGTAA
- the opp3b gene encoding oligopeptide ABC transporter permease, with protein sequence MAKYTLKRVFYMLITLFIIASVTFFLMKFLPGTPYRNQEKLSDTQIHIMNEKYGLNDPLPLQYANYMKNLVKGDLGVSFQLDNRPVSEILGALIGPSVILALEAMIYGLFFGVILGVIAAMYQNKWPDYTSTFIAILGKSIPSFVFATVLQFWIGAKLQWLPVAGWGSFAESILPAFALAMFPLATAARFMRTELIDVFASDYILLAKAKGNSRTEIALKHAIRNALIPLVTVLGPLSVSLMTGSLVIENIFGIPGIGSQFVSSIQTNDYPVIMGTTILFAVMLILIILIVDILYGLIDPRIRVSGGKR encoded by the coding sequence ATGGCAAAATATACATTGAAACGTGTATTTTATATGTTAATTACGCTTTTTATTATTGCTTCTGTCACATTTTTCTTGATGAAATTTTTGCCAGGTACACCATATCGCAATCAAGAAAAATTATCTGATACACAAATTCATATAATGAATGAAAAATATGGTTTGAATGATCCGTTGCCATTACAATATGCCAATTATATGAAAAATTTAGTTAAAGGTGATTTAGGTGTTTCTTTTCAACTTGATAACAGGCCCGTCTCAGAAATCCTTGGTGCACTGATTGGACCATCTGTTATACTTGCGCTTGAAGCAATGATATATGGTCTGTTTTTTGGAGTTATACTAGGTGTCATTGCTGCAATGTATCAAAACAAGTGGCCAGATTACACTAGCACATTTATTGCTATCCTTGGAAAATCCATTCCTTCATTTGTTTTTGCCACCGTTTTACAGTTCTGGATTGGAGCAAAATTGCAATGGCTGCCTGTCGCTGGATGGGGTTCATTTGCTGAGTCGATTCTACCTGCGTTTGCTCTAGCGATGTTTCCACTTGCAACCGCTGCTCGTTTCATGAGAACGGAATTAATTGATGTTTTTGCATCTGATTACATTCTCTTAGCCAAAGCAAAAGGAAATAGTCGCACTGAGATCGCACTAAAACATGCGATTCGTAATGCCTTAATCCCACTAGTTACAGTGCTTGGCCCGCTTTCAGTATCCCTTATGACTGGATCGCTCGTTATCGAAAATATTTTTGGTATCCCAGGAATTGGGAGTCAATTTGTATCCTCTATTCAAACGAATGATTATCCGGTTATTATGGGAACCACCATTTTATTTGCCGTAATGTTAATTCTTATTATTTTAATTGTTGATATTCTTTATGGACTTATTGATCCGCGAATTCGTGTGTCTGGAGGGAAGCGCTGA
- a CDS encoding DUF3899 domain-containing protein: MVKRTILYAIIQEVFIFLIMLIKERQVSLLHYINLSFLIAFIVFLFGLLIYVMRSGFLDRVHDGFRKVTRKIRNEEENEFSEMMLSDLVDLSYLDFLFSALLILSSSMIGLIFFYM; the protein is encoded by the coding sequence TTGGTTAAAAGAACGATTTTATATGCAATCATTCAAGAAGTCTTCATTTTTTTGATTATGCTAATAAAAGAAAGGCAAGTAAGTTTACTTCATTATATTAATCTTTCTTTTTTAATTGCATTCATTGTTTTTTTATTTGGTTTGCTTATCTATGTAATGCGTAGCGGCTTTTTAGATCGTGTTCATGATGGTTTTAGAAAAGTGACGCGCAAAATCCGTAATGAAGAGGAAAATGAATTTTCAGAGATGATGCTTTCAGATTTAGTTGATCTGTCGTATCTTGATTTTTTATTTAGTGCACTCCTCATCCTATCCTCAAGTATGATTGGGCTTATTTTTTTCTATATGTGA
- a CDS encoding LutB/LldF family L-lactate oxidation iron-sulfur protein translates to MGIQTDTRRFKLRENDGIQDLEMRRAVAKAQDGLRVRRDEAAEQLGDWEKWRDLGEQIRQHTLQHLDYYLYQLSENVSKKGGHVFFAETKEEASAYIEEVIKKKAATKVVKAKSMVTEEINLNHVLEASGCEVLETDLGEYILQEDESDPPSHIVAPALHKNRTQIRKVFHEKLGYTGDDDATNLARFARQILRKKFMEAEVGITGCNFAIANTGSINLVTNEGNADLCASLPDTHIAVMGMERIVPTMEEMEVMDNLLCRSAVGQKLTSYISVYTGAKNEQEEDGPSEFHLVIVDNGRSDILGGTFKQILQCIRCGACMNVCPVYRTIGGHAYGSIYPGPVGAVLSPLLGGYANYKELPFASSLCGACTDVCPVKIPLHELLIWHREHIIEKEKKYNQSEHLQMKLIGMGTSSPFLFKAALSMAHGLVRPLTKEDRVVKGPGLIKGWTNARDLPVPPKKKDDFRTWYKAHKAGEIK, encoded by the coding sequence ATGGGGATTCAAACGGACACACGTCGATTTAAATTACGGGAAAATGATGGCATTCAAGATCTTGAAATGCGGAGGGCAGTCGCAAAAGCGCAAGATGGCTTACGAGTTCGTCGCGATGAAGCCGCAGAACAACTTGGAGATTGGGAGAAGTGGCGAGACCTAGGTGAGCAAATTAGGCAACACACGCTTCAGCATCTAGATTATTATTTATATCAATTAAGTGAAAACGTTAGCAAAAAAGGAGGACACGTCTTTTTTGCTGAAACAAAAGAAGAGGCAAGTGCTTACATTGAAGAAGTCATAAAAAAGAAAGCGGCTACTAAAGTCGTCAAAGCAAAATCAATGGTCACTGAAGAAATTAATTTAAACCACGTTCTAGAGGCATCGGGTTGTGAGGTATTAGAAACGGATTTAGGCGAATATATTTTACAAGAAGATGAGTCTGATCCGCCAAGTCATATTGTAGCTCCTGCATTACATAAGAACCGTACGCAAATCCGTAAAGTTTTTCATGAAAAACTTGGCTATACGGGCGATGATGACGCCACGAATCTTGCTCGTTTTGCTCGCCAAATTTTACGGAAAAAGTTTATGGAAGCAGAAGTAGGCATCACAGGCTGTAATTTTGCTATTGCCAATACTGGTTCAATTAACCTTGTAACAAACGAAGGAAACGCCGATCTTTGTGCATCTTTACCTGATACGCACATCGCTGTTATGGGAATGGAACGAATTGTACCGACAATGGAAGAAATGGAAGTGATGGATAACTTACTTTGCCGAAGTGCAGTAGGTCAAAAGTTAACAAGTTATATTTCTGTTTATACTGGGGCAAAAAATGAACAAGAAGAAGACGGCCCGAGTGAGTTTCATTTAGTGATTGTTGATAACGGTAGATCGGATATCCTTGGTGGAACTTTTAAACAAATTTTGCAATGTATTCGTTGTGGTGCTTGTATGAACGTTTGTCCTGTATATCGGACAATTGGCGGCCATGCATACGGATCCATTTATCCTGGTCCGGTTGGCGCTGTTTTATCGCCACTTCTTGGAGGTTATGCAAATTATAAAGAATTGCCATTTGCCTCTAGCTTGTGTGGCGCTTGTACAGACGTTTGTCCAGTGAAAATTCCGTTACATGAATTGCTGATTTGGCATCGGGAGCATATTATTGAAAAAGAAAAAAAATATAACCAATCAGAACATCTTCAAATGAAACTCATCGGCATGGGGACAAGTTCACCGTTTCTTTTCAAGGCTGCATTAAGCATGGCGCACGGACTAGTCAGACCGCTTACAAAAGAAGATAGAGTAGTAAAAGGTCCAGGTTTAATCAAAGGTTGGACAAATGCACGAGATTTACCAGTTCCACCTAAAAAGAAAGATGATTTTCGTACTTGGTATAAAGCACATAAAGCAGGTGAAATAAAATGA
- a CDS encoding ABC transporter ATP-binding protein, protein MEKILEVKDLNISFHTYAGEVQAIRGINFDLYKGETLAIVGESGSGKSVTTKAIMRLLPESNSKIKSGEILFGGKNLATASEKQMQKIRGKDIAMIFQDPMTSLNPTMTIGKQIAEPLIKHQKISKLEAKKTALRMLQLVGIKNAEERIKQYPHQFSGGMRQRVVIAISLACNPQILIADEPTTALDVTIQAQILELMKDLQKKIDTSIVFITHDLGVVANVADRVAVMYAGKIVEIGTVDEIFYNPQHPYTWGLISSMPTLDTADEELFVIPGTPPDLLKPPKGDAFAARNQYAMQIDLEEQPPMFQVSDTHFAATWLLHSNAPEVTPPDAVLRRQKQFAELHPGMQAVHAKGVEVNE, encoded by the coding sequence ATGGAAAAAATACTAGAAGTAAAAGATTTAAATATTTCTTTTCACACATACGCTGGCGAAGTTCAAGCGATTCGTGGTATAAACTTTGATTTATATAAAGGTGAAACGCTTGCGATTGTTGGTGAATCCGGTTCTGGGAAATCGGTAACAACCAAAGCGATTATGCGACTTCTTCCAGAAAGCAATTCCAAAATTAAGTCGGGTGAAATATTATTTGGCGGAAAAAACTTAGCAACTGCTTCTGAAAAGCAAATGCAGAAAATTCGTGGTAAAGATATTGCAATGATTTTCCAAGATCCAATGACCTCGCTTAATCCAACCATGACCATTGGAAAACAAATTGCTGAGCCACTCATTAAACATCAAAAAATCAGCAAGCTAGAAGCAAAGAAGACAGCACTGCGCATGCTGCAATTAGTTGGTATAAAAAATGCTGAAGAACGAATTAAACAGTATCCGCATCAGTTTTCTGGTGGGATGAGACAACGTGTGGTGATTGCAATTTCACTTGCTTGTAACCCACAAATTTTAATTGCTGATGAGCCAACAACTGCACTTGATGTAACGATCCAAGCACAAATTCTCGAGCTGATGAAAGACTTACAGAAAAAAATTGATACCTCGATTGTTTTTATTACACATGACCTCGGCGTTGTAGCAAATGTTGCTGATCGGGTTGCTGTTATGTATGCTGGTAAAATTGTCGAAATTGGTACAGTAGATGAAATCTTTTATAACCCTCAACATCCTTATACATGGGGGCTTATCAGTTCAATGCCAACACTTGATACAGCAGACGAAGAACTATTTGTTATTCCAGGCACACCTCCTGATTTGCTCAAACCGCCTAAAGGAGACGCTTTTGCGGCAAGGAATCAATATGCAATGCAAATTGATTTAGAAGAACAACCACCAATGTTCCAAGTTTCGGATACTCATTTTGCAGCGACATGGTTGCTTCATTCAAATGCACCTGAAGTGACTCCGCCTGATGCTGTGTTACGCCGGCAGAAACAATTTGCCGAACTTCATCCAGGTATGCAAGCTGTTCATGCAAAGGGGGTAGAGGTTAATGAGTGA
- a CDS encoding peptide ABC transporter substrate-binding protein, giving the protein MKKVKLFLTLGFTLLLSVVLVACGGGSKSSSDSSGSGKATGEQVLNLSEPALIPSADSSKAEDQVGLNVLNQTNEGLYALDKKGTPTIAGAAEKPKINKDKTVYTFKLRNDAKWSNGEPVTANDYVFAWRRAVNPTTAATYSYLFDAIKNGSDIVAGKKKPEELGIKAVNDKTLEVTLAKPTAYINSLFAFPTFFPLNEKYVTEKGDKYAQNSDNILYNGPFQLKNWTGTNKKWTYVKNDNYWDKAKVKLKQINVQVVQDSGTNLNLYNTKKIDRALLSAEYAAQNQNNKDYTVVNDSSTFYVKFNQERQGKKTPLANKNIREAIALAIDKDAYTKTVLQNGSKPANNLVPPNFTFDPKNHEDYVKESGAQLEYNKSKAQKAWKKGLKELGVNKLTLEFMSDDTENAKKSSEFIQNQLETNLDGLSLSLKNVPFKVRLKNDQDQNYDLAISGWGPDYQDPSTFLDLFKTDGTQNRMGYSNPAYDKLLNEAATTYAADDEKRWNEMVKAENILLTDDVAIAPLYHRANAYLQRDSIHNLQKNVFGADYTYKNIYLTK; this is encoded by the coding sequence ATGAAAAAAGTTAAATTATTTTTGACACTAGGTTTTACGTTATTATTAAGTGTAGTTTTAGTAGCTTGTGGTGGAGGTAGCAAAAGCTCTTCTGACAGTTCAGGCTCTGGGAAAGCAACGGGAGAACAAGTACTTAATTTATCTGAGCCAGCTTTAATCCCTTCTGCTGATAGCTCAAAAGCAGAAGATCAAGTAGGGCTCAATGTTTTAAACCAAACGAATGAAGGCCTATATGCACTTGATAAAAAAGGTACACCAACCATTGCAGGTGCTGCTGAAAAACCAAAAATTAATAAGGACAAAACAGTTTATACTTTTAAATTACGTAATGACGCAAAATGGTCTAACGGTGAACCTGTAACAGCTAACGATTATGTTTTTGCATGGCGTCGTGCTGTTAACCCCACAACCGCTGCAACGTATTCTTACCTTTTTGACGCAATCAAAAATGGTTCTGATATTGTAGCTGGTAAGAAAAAACCTGAAGAATTAGGCATAAAAGCTGTGAATGACAAAACGCTTGAAGTGACACTTGCTAAACCAACTGCCTATATCAATTCACTGTTTGCATTCCCAACTTTCTTCCCTCTAAATGAAAAATATGTCACTGAAAAAGGCGATAAATACGCTCAAAATAGCGACAATATCCTTTATAACGGGCCATTCCAGTTGAAAAATTGGACTGGAACAAATAAAAAATGGACATACGTAAAAAATGATAATTACTGGGATAAAGCTAAAGTAAAATTAAAACAAATCAACGTTCAAGTTGTTCAAGATTCTGGGACAAACTTAAATCTCTATAACACGAAAAAAATTGATCGTGCGCTTTTAAGTGCTGAATATGCAGCGCAAAATCAAAATAATAAAGATTACACTGTTGTCAATGATTCATCGACATTCTATGTTAAATTTAATCAAGAGCGCCAAGGGAAAAAGACACCACTTGCTAATAAGAATATCCGTGAAGCGATTGCTTTAGCCATTGATAAAGATGCTTATACAAAAACCGTCTTACAAAATGGCTCTAAACCAGCCAACAATTTAGTACCACCAAATTTCACATTTGACCCTAAAAATCATGAAGATTATGTGAAAGAATCTGGAGCGCAGCTAGAATACAATAAATCTAAGGCTCAAAAAGCTTGGAAAAAAGGTTTGAAAGAACTTGGTGTTAATAAGCTAACATTAGAATTTATGTCTGATGACACTGAAAATGCTAAGAAATCTTCTGAATTCATTCAAAATCAATTAGAAACAAACCTTGATGGCCTATCTTTAAGTCTTAAAAACGTACCATTTAAAGTTCGCTTGAAAAATGATCAAGATCAAAATTATGACTTAGCTATTAGTGGCTGGGGTCCTGACTACCAAGATCCATCAACGTTCTTAGACCTGTTTAAAACAGATGGAACACAAAATAGAATGGGTTATTCAAATCCTGCTTATGATAAGCTTTTAAACGAAGCAGCTACCACATATGCAGCAGACGATGAAAAACGCTGGAACGAAATGGTGAAAGCAGAAAACATCTTGCTTACTGACGACGTCGCTATTGCACCGCTTTATCATCGTGCAAATGCCTACCTACAAAGAGATTCCATTCATAATCTCCAAAAAAATGTTTTTGGAGCAGATTACACGTATAAAAATATATACTTGACTAAATAA
- a CDS encoding lactate utilization protein C, translating into MTGTIQNRDKFLAKIASEFKRNVQIEGVTRPSLQDSINWKTLADKPNEELIVIFKQQCELIHTKVVDVKKEHLTQIVLEEIAAFNGGNLLLSDDERFMSSGIDKALKTQGLPIYIWGNEAGRTNIEKAEAANIGICFAEYALAESGTVVTASNAGHGRAFDMLPQHFITIVEKEKIVPRSTQAVFDLNRRVEAGETLPSALHFISGPSNSADIEMELVVGVHGPLNMTYILV; encoded by the coding sequence ATGACAGGAACAATCCAAAATCGTGATAAATTTTTAGCTAAAATTGCCAGTGAATTTAAGCGTAATGTTCAAATAGAAGGGGTAACACGCCCATCACTACAAGATAGTATTAATTGGAAAACACTTGCTGATAAGCCAAACGAGGAATTAATAGTAATTTTTAAGCAACAATGTGAATTAATCCATACCAAAGTAGTTGACGTCAAGAAGGAACATTTAACGCAAATAGTGTTGGAGGAAATAGCAGCCTTTAACGGAGGGAATTTGTTGCTAAGTGATGATGAGCGGTTTATGAGCTCGGGAATTGATAAGGCGTTAAAAACACAAGGTTTACCAATTTATATTTGGGGAAATGAAGCAGGTAGAACAAACATTGAAAAAGCAGAAGCAGCAAATATTGGAATATGTTTTGCAGAATATGCATTAGCCGAATCGGGGACAGTCGTTACGGCATCAAACGCAGGCCATGGACGAGCTTTTGATATGCTGCCACAACATTTTATTACGATCGTTGAAAAAGAAAAAATTGTTCCACGTTCAACGCAAGCTGTTTTTGATTTAAACCGTCGAGTGGAGGCAGGAGAAACATTACCAAGTGCTTTACATTTCATATCTGGCCCTTCCAATTCAGCAGATATTGAAATGGAACTCGTTGTCGGTGTGCATGGCCCGCTAAACATGACATACATTTTAGTTTAA
- the trpS gene encoding tryptophan--tRNA ligase, translated as MKKVIFSGIQPSGDLTLGNYIGALKQFGQFQDEFDCFYCIVDEHAITVPQDRLKLRNQIRSLAALYLAVGLDPEKSTLFIQSEVPAHAQAAWMLQCNVYIGELERMTQFKDKASGKAGVSAGLLTYPPLMAADILLYQTNLVPVGEDQKQHLELTRNLAERFNRKHNDIFTMPDIYIAKYGARVMSLQEPTKKMSKSDSNQKNAIYLLDPSNTITKKIKSAVTDSSGIVKYDKENKPGISNLLAIYSAITGEAILELEEKYEGKGYGAFKSDLAEIVVNELAPIQERYTAYLNSDELDKILDAGAEKARKVASKTLRKMENAMGLGRKRR; from the coding sequence ATGAAAAAAGTTATTTTTTCTGGAATACAGCCAAGTGGTGATCTAACGCTTGGAAATTATATTGGAGCACTTAAACAATTTGGGCAGTTTCAAGATGAATTTGATTGTTTTTATTGTATTGTTGATGAGCACGCCATCACTGTTCCTCAAGATCGGTTGAAGCTACGTAACCAAATTCGTAGCCTTGCAGCACTTTACTTAGCGGTTGGACTTGATCCTGAAAAATCAACATTATTTATCCAGTCTGAAGTCCCTGCTCATGCACAGGCTGCTTGGATGCTGCAATGTAACGTTTATATTGGCGAACTGGAACGCATGACTCAATTTAAGGATAAGGCTTCTGGAAAAGCAGGTGTTAGTGCAGGCTTATTAACTTATCCTCCACTGATGGCGGCTGATATTTTACTTTATCAAACAAACCTTGTGCCAGTTGGTGAAGACCAAAAGCAACATCTCGAATTAACACGAAATCTGGCAGAACGTTTTAATAGAAAACATAACGATATTTTCACAATGCCGGATATTTATATAGCAAAATATGGTGCGCGCGTCATGTCACTTCAAGAACCTACCAAAAAAATGAGTAAATCCGATAGCAATCAAAAAAATGCCATTTATTTACTAGATCCATCAAACACAATTACTAAAAAAATCAAAAGCGCTGTAACGGATAGCTCTGGTATTGTTAAATATGATAAAGAAAACAAACCAGGGATTTCCAATCTTCTTGCCATTTATTCTGCGATTACAGGTGAAGCTATCCTTGAATTAGAAGAAAAATATGAAGGTAAAGGTTATGGTGCGTTTAAATCAGACTTAGCGGAGATTGTCGTAAACGAGCTGGCTCCTATTCAAGAACGCTACACTGCTTACTTAAATTCCGATGAACTTGACAAAATTCTTGATGCCGGTGCTGAAAAGGCAAGGAAAGTCGCTTCAAAAACATTACGAAAAATGGAAAATGCGATGGGCTTAGGCCGCAAGCGTCGTTAA
- the opp3C gene encoding oligopeptide ABC transporter permease codes for MTEHKIAKELFQPAHLKEAEAEKISRPSLTFLQDSWLRIRKNKAALVSLIVLGVIVIMAIFGQYLSPNLGPKNSVNYQDTPYASLPPKIPGFDHMPFWNGHQKIGDASVDVYKQKGVKEGTYYWLGSDTLGRDQFARIWAGTRVSLIIAVVAALCDLIIGVTYGLISGFVGGRVDNIMQRILEIISAIPNLVVVILMLLVLNPGIISIIIAIAMTSWITMARVVRGQVLKLKDQEFILASTTLGESTPKILIKHLLPNISGVVIINVMFSIPNAIFFEAFLSFIGLGLPAPAASLGTLINDGYKTLQVLPYMVLYPAIILCIIMIAFNLVADGLRDAFDPKMRD; via the coding sequence ATGACTGAACATAAGATTGCAAAAGAATTATTTCAACCAGCACATTTAAAAGAAGCTGAAGCAGAAAAGATTAGTCGACCTAGCTTAACTTTCTTACAAGATTCATGGCTTCGGATTCGCAAAAATAAAGCAGCCTTAGTTTCGCTTATTGTACTAGGAGTGATTGTTATCATGGCGATTTTTGGTCAGTACCTATCGCCAAACTTAGGGCCTAAAAATAGTGTTAATTATCAAGATACACCCTATGCTAGTTTGCCACCTAAAATACCGGGATTTGATCACATGCCATTTTGGAATGGGCATCAAAAGATTGGCGATGCAAGCGTTGATGTATATAAACAAAAAGGTGTCAAAGAAGGAACCTATTATTGGTTAGGAAGTGATACGCTAGGACGTGATCAATTTGCTCGCATTTGGGCAGGGACGCGTGTGTCACTTATTATTGCCGTTGTTGCTGCACTTTGTGATTTAATAATTGGTGTCACCTATGGCTTGATTTCTGGCTTTGTTGGTGGTCGAGTTGATAACATCATGCAACGTATTTTAGAAATTATTTCAGCAATACCTAATTTAGTTGTCGTTATTTTAATGTTACTCGTTCTTAATCCGGGAATTATTTCGATTATTATTGCTATTGCAATGACAAGCTGGATAACAATGGCAAGGGTTGTCAGAGGGCAAGTATTAAAATTAAAAGACCAAGAATTTATTTTAGCTTCAACAACACTTGGCGAATCAACACCTAAAATTTTGATTAAACATTTATTACCAAATATTTCTGGTGTAGTCATCATCAATGTGATGTTTAGTATTCCAAATGCGATCTTTTTTGAAGCTTTCTTAAGCTTTATTGGTTTAGGGCTCCCAGCACCAGCAGCCTCTCTTGGGACACTGATTAACGATGGATATAAAACATTGCAAGTATTACCTTACATGGTGCTTTATCCAGCGATCATTCTATGTATCATCATGATTGCATTTAATCTTGTAGCGGACGGATTACGTGACGCTTTTGATCCCAAAATGCGTGATTAG